The sequence AACGCCCAGCCCATGGAGCACAGGCCCAGCTTATAGGGAGACGCGTCTGGACCGCAGTACAGCTGGACCTTATCAGAACCCCAACCAGCGGGATACAGCATCAGACCCAGAATCAGGAACAGAcctgcagacagacagagacagacagtcagacggacggacggacagacagatgaaCAAAAATACAGACGAATGGACAAACAGATGAACGGACGGACAGTTTCATCATCATTCGTCAGTCAGTTCTTCAGACCCGTCATTTGAAATCCAGCTCGTACTCGGAGTAAACCAGGCCAACTCTATCCACTCAAGTTACCCTGAAGATGAACCTGCTCACAGATCCAGTTTATTCCCGCCCACTTACACAGGAAGAGACCGCCTGACTGACACCTGAAGCGACCAATCACAGTTCATGAGTGTTGTTTAAGGGCGGCTTTACCTGACAATAACACAcaagactctctctctctgtgtgtgtgtgtgtgtgtgtgtgtgtgtgtgtgtgtgtgtgtgtgtgtgtgtgtgtgtgagtgtgtgtgagtgtgtgtgtttagtatAATACAAGGAAATGAAAGTAGGTCATAAATTCTTTCCACATGTTGTTGAGGGTCTGAAGGTCTCAGagctgcaaacacacacacacacacctgaccgtcacacacagacacacacactggaTCTGTAAATCTGTCAGAACCAGCCTGTTTCAACTCAAAACATCATCCTGACCTCTGACCCCTTCGGTCGCGGGTGAAGAACCATCAGACAGCAGCAGCTCCATCACTGATGAACATCTACATGCCTACCCTCCTCTAATCAATGACTGATGCTgcgcttcacacacacacacacacacacacacacacacacacacacacacgcggtTACTGTGATTATTACGTGATCtgcagcacacaaacacagactcTGAGCTGTTAGACACTGAAGTATCTTCAAGAACCTCCAGACACTGAAGCCTCATGTCCTGAAGAAAGAAATAAGATGTTCGTAAATACTTGAGAACCTCTTAGGAAATTTTCAGGAATTAGAATTCTGACAAACTTCTCACAACTTTATTTCACAACTTCTTAAGAAGATTTTCACAAATCCTTCCACACCTGGCGTCAGCTATGATGTCATCACAGAGTCAAATACCCATCAGCCCTCTTCTCAGGGTCAGGGGTCAGACTGactcacacagcagcagaatattCTGGAAAACAGATGAAGTGACCTCATCATCCCATGTGACCtgttccacacacacacagatcaacTCTACAATATCATCAATCGTGAACGTCagagaacaccctagcaaccaccagaacaccctagcaactgcctagcaaccacaacAACTCCCTTGcagccacccagaacaccctagcaattaCATAATGCCCAAGTAACCACctagaacatcctagcaactgcctagcaaccacacagtaacgccttagcaaccacccagaacttcctagcaatcacatagcattgtcctagcaaccatccagaacaccctatcaactgcctagcaaccacataactctctagcaaccacccagaacatgtagcaaataaataatgccctagcaatcacccagaacaccctagcaaccattcagaacaccctatcaactACCTAACTCCCtatcaaccacccagaacatcctagaaATTATATAATGTAGTAACCCTAGTAACCACCGAGAACACCCCAGCAACTGTCTAGCAAAATAACATAGCAACGCCCttgcaaccatccagaacaccctagcaactgcctaaCAACCACataactccctagcaaccacccagaacaccataacAATTACATAATGCCCTagtaaccactcagaacaccctagcaaatgCCTATCAACCACAtggcaatgccctagcaaccatccagaacaccctatcaactGCCTAACAACCACATagctccctagcaaccacccagaacaccctagcaaatgCCTATCAACCACAtggcaatgccctagcaaccatccagaacaccctatcaactGCCTAACAACCACATagctccctagcaaccacccagaacaccctagcaaatgCCTATCAACCACAtggcaatgccctagcaaccatccagaacaccctatcaactGCCTAACAACCACataactccctagcaaccacccagaacaccataacAATTACATAATGccctagtaaccacccagaacaccctagcaaatgCCTATCAACCACAtggcaatgccctagcaaccatccagaacaccctatcaactGCCTAACAACCACATagctccctagcaaccacccagaacaccctagcaaatgCCTATCAACCACAtggcaatgccctagcaaccatccagaacaccctatcaactGCCTAACAACCACATagctccctagcaaccacccagaacaccctagcaaatgcctatcaaccacatagctccctagcaaccacccagaacaccataacAATTACATAATGCCTTAGTtaccatccagaacaccctagcaactgcatcaGTGCCGATTTATTATTAATCTTCTGTAATGATGTTGGACGCTGGTGCTGTCCTGTGTATCTGAACTGTCTGAAATGGTCATTTTAACTAGGTCAGCTTTAGTCAAGTCAGTCTTGTATGGTTCATGATTCCCAATGCATTATGGGATGTGTATCAATAAGCTTTAATTAAACGAGTATCAATTAGCTTTAAAAACAGTTTCTTCTATCAAAGACTGCAGTGATTCAGAGTTGGTTGGTTTAGTTCTACTATTGAACGTTACTGAACGAAAACTGAAGACTGTTTGAGAAATGAAGTGGAAGTAAATGGAAAAATACTCTGGAACATTAACAGCCAATAAGAAAAGAGCTTGAGTCGTGTACAGTCGCgagcttataataaacagaacgatATCTGGTGTGAGCGCTGAtaatagttatcgttcttggtttGAACAGCCCTTTACCGCTGTGAAATCACTCAAAACCACGATCTCACCTGCGATGGCCTGCAGGAGTCCGCACACATTGAAGATGCTTTTCTTCATGATGCTCTGGAAGCACATGGTGAAGACGGATATGAAGGCCACGGCGCACAGCAGCAGAATTCCGGCCGCCAGGAAGATGGAGGTGGCCTGCCAGAACCCGCTGGCGATCTCTCCGAAGTGCACGGCGTACGGCCCGCACAGAACGCCGCGCCGCAGGTGGGGCAGCCGGATGCAGCGGCCGTAGATGCCCAGCGTGGGGCGGTACGCCTCGCCCGCCGCCGTCGCCCCGTGCGGCGAGAACACGGCGTCCGGCGTCCGCGGGAATCCCACCAGCCAGTCGGTGC comes from Chanodichthys erythropterus isolate Z2021 chromosome 22, ASM2448905v1, whole genome shotgun sequence and encodes:
- the lhfpl2a gene encoding LHFPL tetraspan subfamily member 2a protein, whose protein sequence is MCHVIVTCRSMLWTLLSIVAAFSELIAFMSTDWLVGFPRTPDAVFSPHGATAAGEAYRPTLGIYGRCIRLPHLRRGVLCGPYAVHFGEIASGFWQATSIFLAAGILLLCAVAFISVFTMCFQSIMKKSIFNVCGLLQAIAGLFLILGLMLYPAGWGSDKVQLYCGPDASPYKLGLCSMGWAFYTALGGTVLTFICAVFSAQAEIATSSDKVQEEIEEGKSLICLL